Within the Serratia sp. UGAL515B_01 genome, the region ATCTGGTTTTTTGCTTTGGCGCTATTAGCTTCCTGGCTGGCCCCATGGCTGAAAACTCCGACGGCACAACGTATTATTAACGTACTGGTTGGTGTGGTGATGTGGACAATTGCGCTGCAATTAGCCTGGCATGGTGTCAATCTATAAAGATTTTTCACGAATCCGAATTTAAAGCGTTTCCTTATGTGTTAGCTTCATAGGCTATATAACCAGTCACTCAAGGAGATACCGTGAAACTAAACACATTGGCTCTTGTCACTATGATTGGGTTAGGGTCGTTACCCTTGACGCTGCAGGCGGCAGAATTACCGGAAGGACCACACGTGGTGACCTCCGGCACGGCTAGCGTGGATGCCATACCAGATATGGCCCAGTTAGCGATTGAAGTCAGCGTTTCATCGAAAGATGCAGCGCAGGCAAAAAAACAGGTTGATGAGCGCATAGCGCAATATGCCAATTTCTTGCAAAAAAACGGCATTGAGAAGAAAGATATCAATGCGGCAAATCTGCGCACCCAAACAGAATATGACTACCTGAAAACCGGTGAGTCTGTGCTGAAGGGCTATCGTGCAGTCCGCCAGGTTGAGGTAACAGTGCGTCAGTTGGATAAGCTGAATGCACTGTTGGACGAGGCCTTAAAATCTGGCCTTAATGAGATCCGCGCAGTCGAACTCGGCGTGGCAAATCCAGACGTTTATCGTGCGCAAGCGCGCCAGAAAGCGATTGAAAACGCCACCCAGCAAGCCGCCTCGCTAGCAAAAGGTTTCAACGCTAAACTTGGTTCGGTCTACAGCGTCCGTTATCAGGTTTCCAACCCTCAGCCAATGCCGGTCGCACGTATGTTTAAAGTGGCCTCTGCTGCGCCGGAAGCCGACGCTGCTCAAACTTACGAGCAACAAAGCATCCACTTCGATGATCAGGTCGATGTAGTGTTTGAGTTACGGCCTAACGCCGCGCCTTAATAGTCTCATATCAGGGCGCCCTAGTGCGCCCAAATTTGGAGATTAGTCTTGTCTTAACACTTGGTGCCCATGCGACAACAGCGCATCAGTGACTTTTCGCATCATGCGGCTCTCGGGCGCAAAACGGTGCCAGTACAGCATGCGCCGCTGGAACAGACCGGGGGTCAGATCGATCAGGTCACCGGATGCCAGCTCCTTCTCTATTTGCAGATGTGGGATCATACAGCAGGTTGTACCTTGTCGTGCTAGCTGAACAAACGCCTCTGATGAGTTGACGATGTGGCATGGAACACTGCCGGGTGAAAGATCGAAGTTTTGTTGTAGAAACGCCTGATGCATATCGTCGAGGTGATCGAAGGCTACCGCTGGTGCCTTCAACAAGGCTGAGCGTGTAACGCCCTGATGAAAATAGCGTTCGGCAAAAGGTTTTGAAGCAACGAATAAATAGTCCAATGCGCCCAGTTTATCGACTAGACAACTCGGCAGTGGCTGAGGTTGGATACTGACTGCTCCAACAACTTCACCCCGGCGCAGACGTTCCTGAGTTCGGGTTTCATCTTCCACCTGTAAGTTCAGACGGATGGGAGAGTCTGCCAGAACAGGTTTCAGCGCCGGTAGCAGCCAGGTTGCCAGACTGTCAGCATTGACTGCCAGCGAAAGCAATAGTGGCGTATCAATACCATTGTCGTTGCCTAACCACTCTTCTTCAAGTAGTTCTACCTGGTGCAGTAATGCCAACAGTTTCTGGCCTTGTTCGGTCGGACGCGGCGGCACAGTGCGTACCAGCAAAGGTTGACCGAACAGGTTTTCCAACTGTTTGATGCGCTGGGATACTGCTGATTGGGTGATACAAAGTTTTTGTGCCGCGCGTTCAAAGCCTCGCTCACGGATCACCGCGTCCAGCGCTTGCAGCGTTCTATAGTCTGGGCGTTTCATCGCAGAGATATCCCTAATGAATAAAATGATTTAGGCAATATGCCACATTATTGCCGTTTCCCGGTTGAAAAATATTGCCATCTTTTGTTTTATCTTTCACGGCATGTTGATAATGATTGTTTTATCGCTATTCACATTAATCATATGAATAAAAAGGTAATTATCCTCTGTTCACGACTCGAAATCTCAATAGGAAGGTGAGAAACGTGCTTAAGCTTGAACAAGCGTGTTTTAGTCTAAGGTTCAAACGATAATTTGCCCTATAATACGGGCACGTTTTTGTATATGTATAAAGGCAGTGAACATATCATGACTCAGGATGAACTGAAAAAAGCCGTAGGTTGGGCAGCATTGGAATACGTGAAACCCGGCACTATCGTAGGGGTAGGTACAGGTTCCACAGCTGCACATTTTATTGACGCGCTGGGCTCTATCAAGCACCAAATCGAAGGAGCGGTATCAAGCTCAGACGCATCAACAGCCAAACTTAAAAGCTTGGGTATCCATGTTTTTGATAGCAATGAAGTCGATTCTTTGGATATCTATGTCGATGGTGCTGACGAGATCAATGGCCATATGCAAATGATCAAAGGCGGTGGCGCAGCTCTGACACGCGAAAAAATCATTGCAGCGATTGCTCGCCAGTTTATCTGCATCGTTGATTCCAGTAAGCAGGTTGAGGTTCTGGGTAAATTCCCACTGCCGGTGGAAGTGATCCCAATGGCTCGTTCCTACGTAGCGCGTGAATTGGTCAAACTGGGCGGTTTGCCAGAATATCGCCAGAACGTGCTGACCGATAATGGCAATGTGATCCTTGATGTTCACAATCTGAACATTCTTGATGCAGTGGCACTGGAAGACAAGATCAACGGGATTGCCGGTGTGGTCACCGTTGGGCTGTTTGCCAACCGTGGCGCTGACGTTGCGTTGGTAGGGACACCAGACGGTGTTAAAAAAGTGGTTAAATAAGACCTGCATCCAAGTTCGCTCAGGCTACAGGTAGGCGGCAACCCTGTTGGCAGGGACGAGGCTCACGGATGGGAGGAGCAACACAGCCAATATTCTTGTTGGTGACGGGTATAAAACGTTACAGACAATGTTTATGCCCTTTCCGACAGCCAGGATAATATTGCTTTCCTTAGCATTGACAAAACGTTATCCCCATAAGGGAACGTAGTGTTAAGTGGCTGAAGCCTATGGCTTTTGGGCCTAAAGCACTTTTTCTTAAACGCCTCGATTTTGGTGATATATATCACATGCTGGTAATTTTATTGATTAAGCTTCTACTGAACTTTATCCCAATGGAATTTTCCTCTAAAAATGACGGGTAACGCTGGGTCTTGTGCTTAAGGAGAAGCAATCGTTTGTATTGCCGGGGGCGTTATTTTTGTTATGTTGGACAACGTGCTGTTGAATTCACATTGCGGATAAACACGTCGTAACGTGAAAGGTGATGGGGAAAACAGCCACTTCTGAAGTCTGAATATAGGGTCGGGTAAATGGCAAAAGTATCATTGGATAAAGACAGGATTAAGTTTCTATTGGTTGAAGGGGTTCATCAGAGTACGGTAGATAACCTGCGTGCCGCCGGGTATACCAATATTGAATATCACAAAGGTGCGTTAGACACCGAATCGCTTAAGGCATCGATCCGCGATGCGCATTTCGTTGGTATCCGATCACGCACGCATTTGTCAGAAGAGGTTTTCGCTGCTGCTGAGAAACTGGTGGCAGTGGGTTGTTTCTGTATTGGTACTAACCAGGTTGATTTAAAAGCAGCGACCAAACGCGGCATCCCAGTGTTTAACGCCCCGTTCTCCAATACTCGCTCCGTTGCCGAAATGGTCCTGGGGGAATTGCTACT harbors:
- a CDS encoding oxidative stress defense protein; the encoded protein is MKLNTLALVTMIGLGSLPLTLQAAELPEGPHVVTSGTASVDAIPDMAQLAIEVSVSSKDAAQAKKQVDERIAQYANFLQKNGIEKKDINAANLRTQTEYDYLKTGESVLKGYRAVRQVEVTVRQLDKLNALLDEALKSGLNEIRAVELGVANPDVYRAQARQKAIENATQQAASLAKGFNAKLGSVYSVRYQVSNPQPMPVARMFKVASAAPEADAAQTYEQQSIHFDDQVDVVFELRPNAAP
- a CDS encoding LysR family transcriptional regulator ArgP, which codes for MKRPDYRTLQALDAVIRERGFERAAQKLCITQSAVSQRIKQLENLFGQPLLVRTVPPRPTEQGQKLLALLHQVELLEEEWLGNDNGIDTPLLLSLAVNADSLATWLLPALKPVLADSPIRLNLQVEDETRTQERLRRGEVVGAVSIQPQPLPSCLVDKLGALDYLFVASKPFAERYFHQGVTRSALLKAPAVAFDHLDDMHQAFLQQNFDLSPGSVPCHIVNSSEAFVQLARQGTTCCMIPHLQIEKELASGDLIDLTPGLFQRRMLYWHRFAPESRMMRKVTDALLSHGHQVLRQD
- the rpiA gene encoding ribose-5-phosphate isomerase RpiA is translated as MTQDELKKAVGWAALEYVKPGTIVGVGTGSTAAHFIDALGSIKHQIEGAVSSSDASTAKLKSLGIHVFDSNEVDSLDIYVDGADEINGHMQMIKGGGAALTREKIIAAIARQFICIVDSSKQVEVLGKFPLPVEVIPMARSYVARELVKLGGLPEYRQNVLTDNGNVILDVHNLNILDAVALEDKINGIAGVVTVGLFANRGADVALVGTPDGVKKVVK